In Tenebrio molitor chromosome 1, icTenMoli1.1, whole genome shotgun sequence, the sequence tttttttcaaggttaacatcaacaccgttgctttaaaattgacgtttctttgacatttcaccaaaaaatttgcttaccagtggcgtcgcgtttggcaataaagctggtaaattacccattcttaagaatgtaaaatgttgctcttctttgttttataaattttctccattatcagataataataataaaattcacaaCGGTTTCAAttcatgatttattataaaatagcgtttgagaccacaaattgtcgaCGCCCATGCATTGCACGCTTATTTGCACAAAATTCCGttacatgaccgataatttgcgacgcctgctctgatttattttcttttgatcactttgtacacACTTTAATGACATATTGTTGCGTTTTTTCATGCTTACATTGTCTGATTTGACTTTTTTGGTATCTGATATTGTGAAAGTGATTATAAATTGTGTCCCCAAAACACAACTTACACCACTCAAAATAGtcgcaaagaaaaaaaaaacaatgaacgccaaaaatacttctttgactttttggtaaattaaaaaaaaatgtgcttGTGTCATCAATTACGTCCTTGGAAGAGCCCTGCTTggctaaaataatttttctcatatgattacttttttgtcaacaaaattgtattgctGAACTTTTTTAtgggttttctttttttaactaaaCACCGACTTcttgttaaatgtttattgacattgatgttttcatttttttaaaaacaacctGAAACTGtacttaaattaaaacataacAAAACGGTATAAAATCATTGACGTgtctttaatttaattgatttaaatattgttttgtCAACAAGTCTGTTATACACAAACACTTATATTGCAATGAGACAAAAACCATCATAGATCACAATCCATCACACGCTTGACACCACGTCGACGTATCAAATTTTTTGATAGCTTTCATCCATCGCTCCAGGAACATGAACTCGACAACTAACcaacaaaatgtacaaaaatacTATTTCTCCGTCTAGATATCTTAGATCATcctaaaatttacaaaacaaaatacgtTTTGAgtgaatcaataataaattaaatatgtagtgcAATACATAAAGTGCAAGAGTACAAAAATTGTTCAGTACCGCAGTTGtgcttaaataaataaatactctGCTTGCAACAATCTTACTTCATCCACAGTGAACGGTAAACATATTGTCACTTGAAATCATAGAAAAATCTTATGGTTTGAGCAAAATAATCCAAAATTGGAAACGTCCTCCACTTTAAGGTCTGTTCAAATATCGAAAGTCCGCCACCTGTCAATTCATGTTGGTCAAATAAGAAATGTCCCTAAACTGAAGGCGAGAGAAGTTGGCACGAATGAGGAATttcaattaagaaaaaaataaattttgtatccGAGAAGAAATTTGCATAAgatacaatttaaaatgtccTTTAATACGGCgcaggaaaattaaaaaaacttgatcTAACTTTTTTGTAGATGAAAAATCTACAGCGTTGCCACGTTTCCCTTCCAGGTAAATTGCAGCTTCGGTGGACAGGGTACAGTAATCACATTCATTTCAATTTATATtcaagaaaatttgaatgtgATACTGTTGAggactttttttgttacaaaatgcGTTCGTTGACTAGAACAGCTGAAGTGTTCatgatttttttcgttttgaaaACGCGTGACCAGCCTGCACGACACCATTCCCCACTCACACTTTGTAAATTTGCTAAATCTTCAGTTGTGCCCAACTGAACAATTTCCGCCgagttttaataaataaacaaacctATCTACAAAACAAACGGTcagattttgtaaaaaattaaaaaatacaacttAGACCTAGATTTTTGGTTCTTGTTGCACAGGCAAAACACCTAACGCTCCTCGACCTAATACTAAAACAGTCCGATAATATCTTGTATGGCGGATTTCGAGCCGAAGATCAGCGCCAGCACTCCAGTCAGAACGATGATGACGTTCTTGACGATCTTCCAGTTGAACCTGCCGAAACCTTTGTCCCAGAAGGTCAACACCTCGATCATGACCGGCACCATCAGTCCCAGGATGGAAAAGCAGAAGGCGCCGATCAGACCGACGAACGGTACTATCGCTGGTACCGCTACGGCGATCAACACGCTCACGGTCACCAGAACCGACCTGAGGACGTAGTTGGCGAGGGTTTCCCTCTTGACGAACTTGTCCTTCATCTGGGTCCACGCGATGTCGAGGCAGACGTAGAACTGGAGGCCGTAGGTGCAGAAGACTGCGATGCCGACGAGGATGTTGACAGCTTGGGCGAGACTAAAGAGACAAGTTTGTAGAGAGGTACTATCGACGTTTTGGTCGACTTACATGGCATCTGGGGGTAGATTGTGAGTGATGGAATCTTTGGTCTCATTCCCGAACCTCAAGTACCCGAAGAAGCCCAGGATGATGTAGACGAGAGTCACGAAACTCATGCCCTGGTTGAGGACGCCGCACAACCCCACAAAGCTGCGAGGAGTGCTCATGTTGTTCTCCAAAGGCATCACCACACCGATAGCCTCTATGGCGAAGATCACGACGCTGATGCAGATCGGTAGAGTGGTTATACTGGCCACGGCGGGTCTCTCCGTGATCGGAGGAAGTTCGTTCACGAGGTAGTAGAAGGTGATGCCCAAGCCGATGGCCATGCACGCGTTGGCCACCATCGACACCGGCGCCAGATACTTCAAGTTGGGGACGAAGGCCAAGAGTATCAGAGGCACCAACAGCATGGCGATGGTAGCTCTCAGGTTGGTCGACCCGGGGCCCAAGTAATGTTCAGCGACGAAGTTGAAGTTTTTGGCGATGATCACCGTGTAGCAACTGCAGGTTGCGAAGTAGGTTACGAATATGCCCCACAAGACGACTTG encodes:
- the LOC138123541 gene encoding proton-coupled amino acid transporter-like protein pathetic, whose product is MTDKIPNGTTTEMETFLPKDESAINGNVTTYKVTKDNDFEAANAEIDPFKTRVLDHPVTNCDTLTHLLKASLGTGILSMPAAFKASGLVLGIFATIVVSIICTHCAYILVASAHELYKRSGKPAMSFAEVAEQSCLRGPKWARKFGWTARQVVLWGIFVTYFATCSCYTVIIAKNFNFVAEHYLGPGSTNLRATIAMLLVPLILLAFVPNLKYLAPVSMVANACMAIGLGITFYYLVNELPPITERPAVASITTLPICISVVIFAIEAIGVVMPLENNMSTPRSFVGLCGVLNQGMSFVTLVYIILGFFGYLRFGNETKDSITHNLPPDAILAQAVNILVGIAVFCTYGLQFYVCLDIAWTQMKDKFVKRETLANYVLRSVLVTVSVLIAVAVPAIVPFVGLIGAFCFSILGLMVPVMIEVLTFWDKGFGRFNWKIVKNVIIVLTGVLALIFGSKSAIQDIIGLF